One region of Streptomyces capillispiralis genomic DNA includes:
- the yicI gene encoding alpha-xylosidase produces the protein MKFTDGFWRIRDGVQIAYATEVRDARPESKRFTGYAAVKHVTRRGDTLNAPLLTVECFSPAEGVIGVRVTHHAGKHRPGPDFALTGAADGAGTVRRDGGVTELTSGPLTLRLDGAGPFALTFHDADGRELTRAGAKSTAFATTAEGAHHVLSRLALGVGEQIYGMGERFTPFVRNGQTVDIWQADGGTSSEQAYKNVPFYLSSRGYGVFVNHPGAVSFEVGSESVGQVQFSVEDQSLEYYVVAGPTPKEVLTRYTGLTGRPALPPAWSFGLWLSTSFTTSYDEETVTSFVDGMADRGIPLSVFHFDCFWMREYQWCDFQWDPDVFPDPDGMLARLKEKGLRISAWINPYIAQKSPLFDEAAALGHLVRRANGDVWQWDLWQAGMGLVDFTSPDARAWFQSKLKPLLDQGVDCFKTDFGERIPTDVVWHDGSDPERMHNYYTHLYNRTVFELLEKERGQGEAVLFARSATAGGQQFPVHWGGDCWSSFEAMAESLRGGLSLSLSGFGFWSHDIGGFEGTPDPSVFKRWLAFGLLSSHSRLHGSSSYRVPWEFGDEAVDVARRFTLLKHRLMPYLYGAAAEAHRTGVPMMRPMVLEFPHDPACRTLDRQYMLGPDLLVAPVFDEDGAVEVYLPEGTWTHLLSGERVTGPAWRTERHGYDSLPLYVREGAVLPLAGDDSRPDGDWLDAPVLLAHPPAASGYSAEVTVPDGTGLPAATFRVRRDGDVLRVTASGTDRPFTVRVAGGPEASGTGEVTVPLG, from the coding sequence ATGAAATTCACCGACGGATTCTGGCGCATCCGCGATGGCGTCCAGATCGCGTACGCCACGGAAGTGCGTGATGCGCGCCCGGAATCGAAGCGCTTCACCGGCTACGCCGCCGTAAAGCATGTGACCCGCAGGGGCGACACCCTCAACGCGCCGCTGCTGACGGTCGAGTGCTTCTCCCCCGCCGAGGGCGTCATCGGCGTGCGGGTCACCCACCACGCCGGCAAGCACCGCCCCGGTCCCGACTTCGCGCTCACCGGCGCGGCGGACGGCGCGGGCACGGTGCGCCGGGACGGCGGCGTCACCGAACTGACCAGCGGCCCGCTGACGCTGCGCCTCGACGGGGCGGGCCCCTTCGCCCTCACCTTCCACGACGCGGACGGACGCGAACTGACCCGCGCCGGGGCCAAGAGCACCGCCTTCGCCACCACCGCCGAGGGCGCCCACCACGTGCTGAGCCGGCTGGCGCTGGGCGTCGGCGAGCAGATCTACGGCATGGGCGAGCGCTTCACCCCGTTCGTCAGGAACGGCCAGACCGTCGACATCTGGCAGGCCGACGGCGGCACGAGCAGCGAGCAGGCGTACAAGAACGTCCCGTTCTACCTGTCCTCCCGCGGCTACGGCGTCTTCGTCAACCACCCGGGCGCCGTCTCCTTCGAGGTCGGCTCCGAGTCCGTCGGACAGGTGCAGTTCAGCGTCGAGGACCAGTCACTGGAGTACTACGTCGTGGCCGGCCCCACGCCGAAGGAGGTCCTCACCCGCTACACGGGCCTCACCGGCCGCCCGGCCCTGCCGCCTGCCTGGTCCTTCGGCCTGTGGCTGAGCACCTCCTTCACCACCTCCTACGACGAGGAGACGGTGACGTCGTTCGTCGACGGCATGGCCGACCGCGGCATCCCGCTGTCGGTGTTCCACTTCGACTGCTTCTGGATGCGCGAGTACCAGTGGTGCGACTTCCAGTGGGACCCGGACGTGTTCCCCGACCCGGACGGCATGCTGGCCCGGCTCAAGGAGAAGGGCCTGCGGATCAGCGCCTGGATCAACCCGTACATCGCCCAGAAGTCCCCCCTCTTCGACGAGGCCGCCGCCCTCGGGCACCTGGTGCGGCGCGCGAACGGCGACGTGTGGCAGTGGGACCTGTGGCAGGCGGGCATGGGCCTGGTCGACTTCACCAGCCCCGACGCCCGCGCCTGGTTCCAGTCGAAGCTCAAGCCCCTCCTCGACCAGGGCGTGGACTGCTTCAAGACGGACTTCGGCGAGCGCATCCCCACCGACGTGGTCTGGCACGACGGCTCCGACCCGGAGCGGATGCACAACTACTACACCCACCTCTACAACCGGACGGTCTTCGAGCTGCTGGAGAAGGAGCGCGGGCAGGGCGAGGCCGTGCTCTTCGCGCGGTCCGCGACCGCGGGCGGGCAGCAGTTCCCGGTGCACTGGGGCGGCGACTGCTGGTCGTCCTTCGAGGCGATGGCCGAGTCGCTGCGGGGCGGTCTCTCCCTGTCCCTGAGCGGCTTCGGGTTCTGGAGCCACGACATCGGCGGCTTCGAGGGCACCCCCGACCCGTCGGTGTTCAAGCGCTGGCTCGCCTTCGGCCTGCTGTCCTCGCACAGCCGGCTGCACGGCTCCTCGTCCTACCGGGTGCCGTGGGAGTTCGGCGACGAGGCGGTCGACGTCGCCCGGCGCTTCACCCTGCTCAAGCACCGGCTGATGCCGTACCTGTACGGCGCCGCCGCCGAGGCCCACCGCACGGGCGTCCCGATGATGCGGCCCATGGTGCTGGAGTTCCCGCACGACCCGGCGTGCCGCACGCTGGACCGCCAGTACATGCTGGGCCCCGACCTCCTGGTCGCGCCGGTGTTCGACGAGGACGGCGCGGTGGAGGTCTACCTGCCCGAGGGCACCTGGACCCACCTGCTCAGCGGCGAACGGGTCACCGGCCCCGCCTGGCGCACCGAACGGCACGGTTACGACAGCCTCCCGCTGTACGTCCGGGAGGGCGCGGTGCTGCCGCTGGCGGGCGACGACTCCCGGCCGGACGGCGACTGGCTGGACGCCCCGGTCCTGCTCGCGCACCCCCCGGCCGCGTCCGGCTACTCGGCCGAGGTCACCGTGCCGGACGGGACGGGACTGCCGGCCGCGACGTTCCGGGTCCGGCGGGACGGCGACGTCCTGCGGGTCACGGCGTCCGGGACCGACCGCCCGTTCACGGTGCGGGTGGCCGGCGGGCCGGAGGCGTCGGGCACGGGCGAGGTGACGGTGCCGCTGGGCTGA
- the ppk2 gene encoding polyphosphate kinase 2 codes for MTAEHGDLPDGGTRAEGNHPGTTGDDLLHGLEVDDRRPERPVLLDADGTPIETWRENHPYDRRIRRAEYDRTKRILQIELLKMQRWVKDTGQRIVVICEGRDAAGKGGTIQRFMERLNPRGARVVALEKPTEREAGQWYFQRYVAHLPARGEIVFFDRSWYNRAGVERVMGFCTETEYRQFLEQAPMFERLLTDDGIMLVKFWFSVSRAEQRTRFAIRQVDPVRRWKLSPMDLASLDLWDDYTAAKVEMFRSTDTPHAPWTVVKNNDKRRGRLEAMRSLLDRCDYPAKDHAALGKPDPLIVGSADTLLEAGEEPAALSPTPLAGPGHGPGSHPDG; via the coding sequence GTGACGGCCGAGCATGGGGACCTGCCGGACGGCGGGACGCGGGCCGAGGGGAACCACCCCGGCACGACCGGCGACGACCTGCTCCACGGGCTGGAGGTGGACGACCGGCGCCCGGAGCGGCCCGTGCTGCTCGACGCCGACGGCACCCCGATCGAGACCTGGCGCGAGAACCACCCCTACGACCGCAGGATCCGCAGGGCGGAGTACGACAGGACCAAGCGCATCCTGCAGATCGAGCTGCTGAAGATGCAGCGGTGGGTGAAGGACACCGGCCAGCGCATCGTGGTGATCTGCGAGGGACGGGACGCGGCCGGCAAGGGCGGCACCATCCAGCGGTTCATGGAACGCCTCAACCCCCGCGGTGCCCGCGTGGTGGCCCTGGAGAAGCCCACCGAGCGGGAGGCGGGGCAGTGGTACTTCCAGCGCTACGTGGCCCACCTGCCGGCCCGGGGCGAGATCGTCTTCTTCGACCGCTCCTGGTACAACCGCGCCGGAGTCGAGCGGGTCATGGGGTTCTGCACGGAGACCGAGTACCGCCAATTCCTCGAGCAGGCTCCGATGTTCGAGCGGCTGCTCACCGACGACGGCATCATGCTGGTGAAGTTCTGGTTCTCGGTGTCCCGGGCCGAGCAGCGCACCCGGTTCGCCATCCGCCAGGTCGACCCGGTGCGGCGCTGGAAGCTGTCCCCCATGGACCTCGCCTCCCTCGACCTGTGGGACGACTACACGGCGGCCAAGGTCGAGATGTTCCGGTCGACGGACACCCCGCACGCGCCGTGGACGGTCGTGAAGAACAACGACAAGCGGCGGGGCCGGCTGGAGGCCATGCGCTCCCTCCTCGACCGCTGCGACTACCCGGCCAAGGACCACGCCGCCCTGGGCAAGCCGGACCCGTTGATCGTCGGCTCGGCGGACACCCTGCTGGAGGCCGGTGAGGAACCCGCGGCCCTCTCACCGACCCCCCTGGCCGGTCCCGGTCACGGCCCGGGCAGTCACCCGGACGGCTGA
- a CDS encoding SDR family NAD(P)-dependent oxidoreductase, which yields MQIDLTGRTALVTGSTQGIGAAIATGLARAGARVAVNGRSTERVREAAAALEREVPGADVVPVAADVATGAGAERVAAALPRVDILVNNLGIFGSADPLEITDEEWRRYFEVNVLAAVRLTRLFLPGMTGRGWGRVQYIASDSAIVTPAEMIHYGMSKTAVLAVSRGFAKQAAGTGVTVNSVIAGPTHTGGVEDFVYELVDRELPWEEAQRAFMREHRPQSLLQRLIEPEEIANMVVYLSSEQASATTGGALRVDGGYVDSILP from the coding sequence GTGCAGATCGACCTGACGGGCCGCACAGCGCTGGTCACCGGTTCCACCCAGGGCATCGGTGCCGCGATCGCCACCGGGCTCGCGCGGGCGGGCGCCCGGGTCGCGGTCAACGGGCGCTCGACCGAGCGCGTACGGGAGGCCGCCGCCGCCCTGGAGCGGGAGGTGCCCGGCGCCGACGTGGTGCCCGTCGCCGCGGACGTGGCCACCGGGGCCGGCGCCGAACGGGTGGCCGCGGCGCTGCCCCGGGTGGACATCCTCGTCAACAACCTCGGCATCTTCGGGTCCGCGGACCCGCTGGAGATCACCGACGAGGAGTGGCGGCGCTACTTCGAGGTGAACGTCCTGGCCGCCGTTCGGCTGACCCGGCTCTTCCTGCCGGGGATGACCGGGCGCGGCTGGGGGCGCGTGCAGTACATCGCGAGCGACTCGGCCATCGTCACCCCCGCCGAGATGATCCACTACGGGATGTCGAAGACGGCGGTGCTCGCCGTGAGCCGCGGCTTCGCCAAGCAGGCCGCGGGCACCGGCGTCACGGTGAACTCGGTCATCGCCGGCCCGACGCACACGGGCGGGGTGGAGGACTTCGTCTACGAACTGGTGGACCGGGAGCTGCCGTGGGAGGAGGCGCAGCGGGCCTTCATGCGCGAGCACCGGCCGCAGTCGCTGCTGCAGCGGCTGATCGAACCCGAGGAGATCGCCAACATGGTCGTCTACCTCAGCTCCGAACAGGCCTCCGCCACCACCGGCGGGGCGCTGCGCGTCGACGGCGGCTACGTCGACTCGATCCTGCCCTGA
- a CDS encoding glycoside hydrolase family 5 protein: MTPARFPLRPAATAAALASALLLTLTGAPATLAAPAPTGATTPAARSAADTRDTTPAGPPAAGTPVAVNGQLEVCGTKLCNEHGTPVQLRGMSTHGTQWYPHCLTDGSLDALARDWNADVLRVSTYVQEGGYETDPAHFTDLADSLIRRASERGMYVIVDWHMLDPGDPHLNLDSARRFFTEIARRNQDRNNVLYEIANEPSGVSWSRIRSYAEQIIPVIRAVDPDAPVLVGTRAWSSFGVSEGADESEVVNDPVDASNIMYTFHFYAASHRDEYLAALTRAADRIPVFVTEFGTQNYAGEGPDDFAMSQRYLDLMASEKISWVNWNFSDDHRSGAVFAPGTCHRDGPWTGTSALKPAGAWIRDRVRTPDGFPAH; this comes from the coding sequence ATGACACCGGCCCGCTTCCCCCTGCGCCCCGCCGCGACCGCCGCGGCCCTCGCCAGTGCCCTCCTCCTCACCCTGACGGGCGCGCCCGCGACCCTCGCCGCACCGGCCCCCACCGGCGCGACCACCCCCGCCGCGCGGTCCGCGGCGGACACCCGGGACACCACCCCGGCCGGCCCGCCCGCGGCCGGCACGCCGGTGGCCGTCAACGGACAGCTCGAGGTCTGCGGCACCAAGCTCTGCAACGAGCACGGCACCCCGGTCCAGCTGCGCGGCATGAGCACCCACGGCACCCAGTGGTACCCCCACTGCCTCACCGACGGCTCGCTCGACGCCCTGGCCCGGGACTGGAACGCCGACGTCCTGCGCGTCTCCACGTACGTCCAGGAAGGCGGTTACGAGACCGACCCCGCGCACTTCACCGACCTGGCCGACTCCCTGATCCGGCGGGCGAGCGAGCGCGGCATGTACGTCATCGTCGACTGGCACATGCTCGACCCCGGCGACCCGCACCTGAACCTCGACAGCGCGCGGCGGTTCTTCACCGAGATCGCCCGCCGCAACCAGGACCGGAACAACGTCCTCTACGAGATCGCCAACGAGCCCAGCGGTGTGAGCTGGTCACGGATCAGGAGCTACGCGGAACAGATCATCCCGGTCATCCGCGCCGTGGACCCCGACGCCCCCGTCCTCGTCGGCACCCGCGCCTGGTCCTCGTTCGGCGTCTCCGAGGGCGCCGACGAGTCGGAGGTCGTGAACGACCCGGTCGACGCCTCCAACATCATGTACACCTTCCACTTCTACGCCGCCTCGCACCGGGACGAGTACCTGGCGGCCCTCACCCGGGCCGCGGACCGGATCCCCGTGTTCGTCACCGAGTTCGGCACGCAGAACTACGCCGGCGAGGGCCCCGACGACTTCGCCATGTCTCAGCGCTACCTCGACCTGATGGCGAGCGAGAAGATCAGCTGGGTCAACTGGAACTTTTCCGACGACCACCGCTCCGGAGCCGTCTTCGCACCCGGCACCTGTCACCGCGACGGCCCCTGGACCGGCACCTCCGCGCTGAAGCCCGCCGGTGCCTGGATCCGCGACCGCGTCCGGACCCCGGACGGCTTCCCGGCGCACTGA
- a CDS encoding sulfite exporter TauE/SafE family protein yields MLGVFAAGAGAGALNAVVGSGTLITFPVLLATGLSPVTATVSNALGLIPGSVGGAIGYRRELAGQGRRLRRFGAGAALGGLAGATLLLALPAEAFETIVPTLVGLALVLVAFQPLISRAVRARRGERPSSRRDGGAPLLAGLTLASVYGGYFAAAQGIIYVSLMGLLLDEPLQRLNAVKNVLAAIVNAVAATFFLFVADFDWTAVALIAAGSALGGRFGAGAGRRFSPAVLRALIVTVGTVALVQLLLR; encoded by the coding sequence ATGCTGGGCGTCTTCGCGGCGGGAGCCGGCGCCGGCGCCCTGAACGCCGTCGTGGGCTCAGGAACACTGATCACCTTTCCCGTGCTGCTCGCCACGGGGCTGTCCCCCGTCACCGCCACGGTCTCCAACGCCCTCGGGCTGATCCCCGGCTCCGTCGGCGGCGCCATCGGTTACCGCAGGGAACTGGCCGGCCAGGGCCGGCGCCTCCGCAGGTTCGGGGCCGGTGCGGCGCTGGGCGGTCTGGCCGGCGCCACACTGCTGCTGGCCCTGCCCGCCGAGGCGTTCGAGACCATCGTGCCGACCCTGGTGGGGCTCGCCCTCGTCCTCGTCGCGTTCCAGCCCCTGATCAGCAGGGCGGTGCGGGCCCGCCGAGGGGAGCGGCCCTCCTCCCGGCGCGACGGCGGCGCACCGCTGCTCGCGGGGCTGACCCTGGCCAGCGTCTACGGCGGCTACTTCGCCGCCGCCCAGGGCATCATCTACGTCTCCCTGATGGGCCTGCTGCTCGACGAGCCACTGCAGCGCCTGAACGCCGTCAAGAACGTGCTCGCCGCGATCGTCAACGCGGTCGCCGCGACCTTCTTCCTCTTCGTCGCCGACTTCGACTGGACGGCCGTCGCGCTCATCGCCGCCGGTTCCGCCCTGGGCGGCCGGTTCGGGGCCGGCGCGGGCCGCAGGTTCAGCCCCGCGGTCCTGCGCGCCCTCATCGTCACGGTCGGCACCGTCGCCCTCGTGCAGCTGCTGCTCCGCTGA
- a CDS encoding SCO5918 family protein, translating to MRCVIARYPFDLTKAGVLESMKGITPEPITGESVTIGRRRYPAKQVGQVITRQDRRDFSSGEVVRAMARLGFTCHAHPEAAPPARELSPLETASELLGSPATGQA from the coding sequence ATGCGCTGTGTCATCGCCCGCTACCCGTTCGACCTGACCAAGGCCGGAGTCCTGGAGTCGATGAAGGGGATCACCCCCGAACCGATCACGGGTGAGTCCGTGACCATCGGCCGCCGCCGCTACCCCGCCAAGCAGGTCGGGCAGGTCATCACCCGGCAGGACCGCCGCGACTTCTCGAGCGGCGAGGTCGTCCGGGCCATGGCGCGCCTCGGCTTCACCTGCCACGCGCACCCTGAGGCCGCGCCGCCCGCGCGCGAGCTCTCCCCGCTCGAGACGGCGTCGGAACTGCTGGGCAGCCCGGCCACCGGGCAGGCCTGA
- a CDS encoding DEAD/DEAH box helicase, whose translation MNRARTNNRSTRTHTRTGATASGRSGAPRRSRGSSGRGSSVQGEFALPTTVTPALPAVRDFAELALPAEMLATLGHEGVTVPFPIQAATLPNSLAGRDVLGRGRTGSGKTLAFGLALLARTAGRRAEPRQPLALVLVPTRELAQQVTDALTPYARSLRLRMATVVGGMSIGKQAGTLRAGAEVVVATPGRLKDLIDRGDCRLDEVAITVLDEADQMTDMGFMPQVTRLLDQVRADGQRMLFSATLDRNVDQLVRRYLSDPVVHSVDPSAGAVTTMEHHVLHIDDTDKRRTTTEIAARDGRVIMFLDTKHAVDKLTKHLLSSGVRAAGLHGGKSQPQRTRTLAQFKDGLVTVLVATNVAARGIHVDNLDLVVNVDPPSDPKDYLHRGGRTARAGETGTVITLVTRDQRREMSRLMTQAGITPRITQVRSGDAELTRITGAQAPSGIPVVIAAPVVERPRRAASSSSRGRRGRGGQGRGGQSRSAEGRTAQGGRPAEERTGQGRGGQGRGGQSRSAEGRVTQGGRPAEERTAQSRTGQGRRAGEAPRRRARREPAADRAA comes from the coding sequence TTGAATCGCGCCCGCACCAATAATCGTTCCACCCGCACGCACACCCGCACCGGAGCCACGGCATCAGGCCGCTCCGGTGCTCCGCGTCGCTCCCGGGGTTCGTCGGGCAGAGGGTCCTCCGTCCAGGGCGAGTTCGCCCTGCCGACGACGGTGACCCCCGCCCTCCCCGCCGTGCGGGACTTCGCCGAACTCGCCCTGCCGGCCGAGATGCTGGCCACCCTCGGCCACGAGGGCGTCACGGTGCCCTTCCCGATCCAGGCGGCCACCCTGCCGAACTCCCTGGCCGGCCGTGACGTGCTCGGTCGCGGCCGCACCGGGTCCGGCAAGACCCTCGCCTTCGGTCTGGCGCTGCTGGCCCGTACGGCGGGCAGGCGCGCCGAGCCCCGGCAGCCGCTCGCCCTCGTCCTGGTGCCGACCCGCGAGCTGGCCCAGCAGGTCACCGACGCGCTCACGCCGTACGCCCGTTCCCTGAGGCTCCGGATGGCCACCGTCGTCGGCGGGATGTCGATCGGCAAGCAGGCCGGGACCCTGCGGGCGGGCGCCGAAGTCGTCGTCGCGACGCCCGGGCGGCTCAAGGACCTCATCGACCGCGGGGACTGCCGGCTGGACGAGGTCGCCATCACCGTCCTCGACGAGGCCGACCAGATGACCGACATGGGCTTCATGCCCCAGGTCACCAGGCTGCTGGACCAGGTGCGGGCCGACGGCCAGCGGATGCTCTTCTCCGCCACGCTCGACCGGAACGTCGACCAGCTGGTGCGGCGCTACCTGAGCGACCCGGTGGTCCACTCCGTGGACCCGTCGGCGGGCGCGGTCACGACGATGGAGCACCACGTGCTCCACATCGACGACACCGACAAGCGCCGGACGACGACCGAGATCGCGGCGCGCGACGGCCGGGTGATCATGTTCCTGGACACCAAGCACGCGGTGGACAAGCTGACCAAGCACCTGCTGAGCAGCGGCGTCCGCGCGGCGGGCCTGCACGGCGGCAAGTCCCAGCCCCAGCGCACCCGGACCCTCGCCCAGTTCAAGGACGGACTGGTGACGGTGCTGGTGGCGACCAACGTCGCGGCGCGCGGCATCCACGTCGACAACCTCGACCTGGTGGTCAACGTCGATCCGCCCAGCGACCCCAAGGACTACCTGCACCGCGGCGGCCGTACGGCCCGCGCCGGCGAGACCGGCACCGTCATCACCCTGGTGACGCGCGACCAGCGGCGTGAGATGAGCCGGCTGATGACCCAGGCGGGCATCACCCCGCGGATCACCCAGGTGCGGTCCGGCGACGCGGAGCTGACCCGGATCACGGGAGCCCAGGCCCCCTCCGGCATCCCGGTCGTCATCGCCGCCCCGGTCGTGGAGCGGCCCCGCCGCGCCGCGTCCTCGTCGTCCCGCGGCCGCCGTGGCCGTGGCGGGCAGGGGCGTGGCGGGCAGTCCCGCTCCGCCGAGGGGCGTACCGCGCAGGGCGGCCGCCCGGCCGAGGAGCGCACGGGGCAGGGCCGTGGCGGGCAGGGGCGTGGCGGGCAGTCCCGCTCCGCCGAGGGACGCGTCACCCAGGGGGGCCGCCCGGCCGAGGAGCGCACGGCGCAGAGCCGGACCGGCCAGGGACGGCGCGCCGGTGAGGCGCCGCGCCGCAGGGCGCGCAGGGAGCCGGCCGCGGACCGCGCGGCCTAG
- a CDS encoding SAM-dependent methyltransferase encodes MPTGTPANPPRIDTGKAHPARVYDWLLGGKDNYPVDEAVGEKLPPQARDAARQNRRFMHRAAAWLAGQGIDQFLDIGTGIPTEPNLHQIVQRLVPSAKVVYTDNDPIVLRHAEALLISSPEGATDYVAADVREPGEIIRHARGVLDFERPIALSLIALLHFLPDDQDPLGIVGELRAALPPGSYLVLSHAASDLHSELAEQVTAEYARAGIRLGFRTRAGVARFFDGLDLVEPGLVTAPEWYRTPPAPAAEDSGIYAGVARLP; translated from the coding sequence ATGCCGACCGGCACCCCCGCCAACCCTCCGCGGATCGACACCGGCAAGGCGCACCCGGCGCGGGTCTACGACTGGCTCCTCGGCGGCAAGGACAACTACCCGGTCGACGAGGCCGTGGGGGAGAAGCTGCCGCCCCAGGCGCGGGACGCCGCCCGGCAGAACCGCCGGTTCATGCACCGCGCCGCCGCCTGGCTCGCCGGGCAGGGCATCGACCAGTTCCTCGACATCGGCACGGGCATCCCCACCGAGCCCAACCTGCACCAGATCGTGCAGCGCCTCGTCCCGTCCGCGAAGGTCGTCTACACCGACAACGACCCGATCGTGCTGCGGCACGCGGAGGCCCTGCTGATCAGCAGCCCCGAGGGCGCCACGGACTACGTCGCGGCCGATGTGCGCGAGCCGGGAGAGATCATCCGGCACGCGCGCGGCGTGCTCGACTTCGAGCGCCCGATCGCGCTGTCCCTCATCGCCCTCCTGCACTTCCTCCCCGACGACCAGGACCCCCTGGGCATCGTCGGCGAGCTGCGGGCCGCCCTCCCGCCGGGCAGCTACCTCGTCCTGTCGCACGCCGCCTCCGACCTCCACTCCGAGCTGGCCGAGCAGGTCACGGCCGAGTACGCCCGCGCGGGAATACGCCTGGGCTTCCGCACCCGCGCCGGGGTCGCCCGCTTCTTCGACGGCCTGGACCTGGTCGAACCCGGTCTGGTGACCGCTCCGGAGTGGTACCGGACGCCCCCCGCCCCGGCTGCGGAGGACAGCGGCATCTACGCCGGCGTGGCCCGGCTGCCCTGA
- a CDS encoding LacI family DNA-binding transcriptional regulator, which yields MADVARLAGVSSQTVSRVSNGYAGVTEETRRQVLAAMKELGYRPNSAARALKRGEFRTIGVITFTLSTTGNVRTLEAIATSAAAEGYAVTLLPVAVPTQAEVRGAFSRLEELAVDAVIVIMEVHLLDAATVTLPPHVQVVVVDSDAGDHYTVVDTDQAGGTRAAVQHLLGLGHRTVWHLGGPEGSFAAQRRTDAWRAALTEAGRVPPPLVRGDWSADSGYRAGLDLAAREECTAVFAANDQMALGLLRALHERGRRVPDDVSVIGFDDIPEASSFLPPLTTVHQDFAEVGRLCVQAVLRKMRQVGPERGTTLVPARLVPRASTAPPPDSV from the coding sequence ATGGCGGACGTGGCCCGCCTCGCGGGAGTCTCGTCGCAGACCGTCTCCCGCGTGTCCAACGGCTACGCGGGGGTGACGGAGGAGACCCGCCGCCAGGTGCTGGCCGCGATGAAGGAACTCGGCTACCGGCCCAACAGCGCGGCCCGCGCCCTCAAACGCGGCGAGTTCCGCACCATCGGCGTCATCACCTTCACCCTGTCCACCACCGGCAACGTGCGCACGCTGGAGGCGATCGCCACCTCCGCCGCGGCGGAGGGCTACGCGGTGACCCTGCTGCCGGTCGCGGTGCCCACCCAGGCCGAGGTGCGCGGCGCCTTCTCCCGGCTGGAGGAACTCGCCGTCGACGCCGTGATCGTCATCATGGAGGTCCACCTGCTGGACGCGGCGACGGTCACCCTGCCCCCGCACGTCCAGGTCGTGGTCGTCGACTCCGACGCCGGCGACCACTACACGGTCGTCGACACCGACCAGGCCGGCGGCACCCGCGCCGCCGTGCAGCACCTGCTCGGCCTCGGCCACCGCACGGTGTGGCACCTGGGCGGCCCGGAGGGCTCCTTCGCCGCGCAGCGCCGCACGGACGCCTGGCGCGCCGCCCTCACCGAGGCCGGGCGGGTGCCGCCGCCCCTGGTCCGCGGCGACTGGTCGGCGGACTCGGGCTACCGGGCCGGTCTCGACCTCGCGGCCCGCGAGGAGTGCACCGCCGTCTTCGCCGCCAACGACCAGATGGCGCTGGGCCTGTTGCGCGCCCTGCACGAACGCGGCCGGCGCGTCCCCGACGACGTCAGCGTCATCGGCTTCGACGACATTCCCGAGGCGTCCTCCTTCCTGCCCCCGCTGACCACCGTCCACCAGGACTTCGCCGAGGTGGGACGGCTCTGCGTCCAGGCGGTGCTGCGCAAGATGCGCCAGGTCGGACCGGAGCGGGGCACCACCCTGGTCCCGGCGCGACTGGTGCCGCGCGCCAGCACGGCGCCGCCCCCGGACTCCGTCTGA